One Poecilia reticulata strain Guanapo linkage group LG19, Guppy_female_1.0+MT, whole genome shotgun sequence genomic window carries:
- the ercc4 gene encoding DNA repair endonuclease XPF — protein MAGPLLDFETEMFLGLFESDGLLVAAEGLGIDRVLLQFMRVYSEEGSLVLLLNTTTAEQEYFTEQLRVEGVAHLPRTVTSDVQSAERCGVYTGGGVLFVTSRILVVDFLTDRIPAHLISGILVYRAHKIMESCQEAFILRLFRQKNKTGFIKAFTDKATSFCSGFCRVERVMRSLFVKKLYLWPRFQASVNAALDRHKPEVVELHVSLTPAMRAIQSSILDIMSACLKELKRYNPSLEAEDLSLENSLGNAFEKTIRHYLDPLWHQLGAKTKALVQDLKVLRVLLLYLTQYDCVTFLNLLESLRSSQKTFGSNSGWLFLDCSTAMFVNARSRVYRCPDGGKKPKPTAEDHKGQRAAEVRRELVLEKSPKWEVLTEVLDEIEKENQNAEQEPGRVLICASDDRTCAQLQQLIKHGSDWLLNRLYARTVGKRDPAAAAATFDPDSLKKGKGRVKKGGKGKEPAQKRSTKTGKSRTSLTLTQMMRKDEEEEEERGGDEDEDHLMEEEEEQLNLNLSSDSYYGVLKEPLTVIHPLRGCSDPHSLTRVLHEVQPAFVVLYDAELSFVRQLEVHRAGRPGKPLRVYFLIYGGSTEEQRYLTALSHEKKAFELLIREKATMVIPEEREGRENTNLDLARSLEPANSATNSRRAGGQEPGAAPSRVIVDMREFRSELPALLHRRGLDIEPVTLQVGDYILTPDTCVERKSVSDLIGSLQSGRLYAQCLAMTRCYRKPLLLIEFDPAKPFSLTARSDFRSEISSADVSSKLTLLTLHFPRLRILWCPSPHATAELFQELKLGRAEPDAAAAQAVTAESDAASESADLYNPGPYDFLMKMPGVNAKNYRALVRSASSLAELAGRSRDELAAALGNANNARMLHEFLHNAADVPAVAQKHKLTS, from the exons ATGGCGGGCCCGCTGCTGGACTTCGAGACCGAGATGTTTCTGGGTCTCTTCGAGTCCGACGGGCTGCTGGTGGCGGCGGAGGGGCTGGGGATAGACCGCGTCCTGCTGCAGTTCATGCGGGTTTACTCCGAGGAGGGCAGCCTGGTGCTGCTGCTCAACACAACCACGGCCGAACAG GAGTATTTCACGGAGCAGCTGCGGGTGGAGGGCGTGGCCCACCTGCCCAGGACGGTGACCAGCGACGTCCAGAGCGCCGAGCGCTGCGGCGTTTACACCGGAGGGGGGGTTCTGTTCGTCACCAGCAGGATCCTGGTGGTGGACTTCCTGACTGACCGCATCCCCGCCCACCTCATCTCAG GCATCCTGGTGTATCGGGCTCATAAGATCATGGAGTCGTGTCAGGAGGCGTTCATCCTTCGTCTGTTCAGGCAGAAGAATAAGACCGGCTTCATCAAGGCCTTCACTGACAAGGCCACTTCCTTCTGCTCGGGTTTCTGCCGGGTGGAGCGGGTCATGAGGAGCCTGTTCGTCAAGAAGCTTTACCTGTGGCCCAG ATTCCAGGCGTCTGTGAACGCAGCGCTGGACAGACACAAGCCGGAGGTGGTGGAGCTGCACGTGTCGCTGACGCCGGCCATGCGGGCCATCCAGAGCTCCATCCTGGACATCATGAGCGCCTGCCTGAAGGAGCTGAAGCGCTACAACCCCAGCCTGGAGGCCGAGGACCTGTCGCTGGAGAACTCGCTGGGGAACGCCTTTGAGAAG ACGATCCGTCACTACCTGGACCCGCTGTGGCACCAGCTGGGAGCCAAGACCAAGGCGCTGGTCCAGGATCTGAAGGTCCTCCGGGTTCTGCTCCTCTACCTCACCCAGTACGACTGCGTCACCTTCCTCAACCTGCTGGAGTCGCTGCGCTCCAGCCAGAAGACCTTCGGCTCCAACTCAG GCTGGCTCTTCCTGGACTGCAGCACCGCCATGTTTGTCAACGCCAGGAGCCGAGTGTACCGCTGCCCCGACGGCGGCAAGAAACCCAAACCGACCGCCGAGGACCACAAAG GTCAGCGTGCTGCGGAGGTCAGGCGGGAGCTGGTGCTGGAGAAGAGTCCAAAGTGGGAGGTTCTGACTGAGGTTCTGGACGAGATCGAGAAGGAGAACCAGAACGCCGAGCAGGAACCAG GTCGGGTTCTGATCTGCGCCAGTGACGACCGGACCTGCgcgcagctgcagcagctcatcaAGCacggctctgattggctgctgaacCGGCTTTACGCCCGGACCGTCGGGAAACGGGACCCTGCTGCGGCGGCCGCGACCTTTGACCCGGACTCACTGAAAAAGGGGAAAGGTCGGGTAAAAAAAGGAGGGAAGGGGAAAGAACCGGCGCAGAAACGAAGCACCAAGACGGGGAAAAGCCGAACTTCTCTGACCCTGACCCAGATGATGAGgaaggacgaggaggaggaggaggagcggggCGGCGATGAGGATGAAGATCACctgatggaggaagaggaggagcagctgaacCTGAACCTGTCGTCTGACTCGTACTACGGCGTCCTGAAGGAGCCGCTGACAGTCATCCACCCTCTGAGGGGCTGCTCCGACCCGCACAGCCTGACCCGGGTTCTGCACGAGGTCCAGCCCGCCTTCGTGGTTCTGTACGACGCCGAGCTCAGCTTCGTCCGCCAGCTGGAGGTCCACAGAGCCGGCCGGCCCGGGAAGCCGCTGCGCGTCTACTTCCTGATCTACGGCGGCTCCACCGAGGAGCAGAGGTACCTGACGGCGCTGTCCCACGAGAAGAAGGCCTTCGAGCTCCTGATCAG AGAGAAAGCTACCATGGTGATcccagaggagagagaggggcGAGAGAACACCAACCTGGACTTAGCCAGGAGTTTAGAGCCGGCCAACAGCGCCACCAACAGCAGGAGAGCAG GGGGCCAGGAGCCCGGCGCCGCGCCCTCCAGGGTCATCGTGGACATGCGGGAGTTCCGCAGCGAGCTGCCGGCGCTGCTGCACCGCCGCGGCCTGGACATCGAGCCCGTCACGCTGCAGGTGGGCGACTACATCCTGACGCCCGACACCTGCGTGGAGCGGAAGAGCGTGAGCGACCTGATCGGCTCGCTGCAGAGCGGCCGGCTCTACGCCCAGTGCCTCGCCATGACGCGCTGCTACCGGAAGCCGCTGCTGCTGATCGAGTTCGACCCGGCCAAGCCGTTCTCCCTGACGGCCCGCTCMGACTTCCGCAGCGAAATCTCCTCCGCCGACGTCTCCTCCAAGCTCACGTTGCTCACGCTGCACTTCCCCCGCCTCCGGATCCTGTGGTGCCCGTCGCCGCACGCCACCGCCGAGCTCTTCCAGGAGCTGAAGCTGGGCCGGGCCGAGCCGGACGCCGCCGCCGCCCAGGCCGTCACGGCCGAGTCGGACGCCGCTAGCGAGTCGGCGGACCTTTACAACCCCGGGCCGTACGACTTCCTGATGAAGATGCCGGGCGTCAACGCCAAGAACTACCGGGCGCTGGTGAGAAGCGCCAGCAGCCTGGCGGAGCTGGCGGGGCGGAGCCGCGACGAGCTGGCAGCCGCTCTGGGTAACGCCAACAACGCCAGGATGCTGCATGAGTTCCTGCACAACGCTGCAGATGTTCCTGCTGTCGcgcagaaacacaaactgacGTCATGA